In Oncorhynchus kisutch isolate 150728-3 linkage group LG5, Okis_V2, whole genome shotgun sequence, a genomic segment contains:
- the LOC109890351 gene encoding rho GTPase-activating protein 20 isoform X1 has protein sequence METMSPQQQNELSRRTSLTGESKTSTQHEHKRRMKSLSHRRQSAPSLVINKALTRSRTFSRESFLVPVCPETCPLVQSFLCPDRVFLLHDHVTLKTGLQTQDRDLFLFTDILIIAKSKSPTHFKLKAQVCVGEMWTAQCMEDVCEGSTNPERSFVMGWPTCNCVVTFSSEVQKERWLSMLKSRLKEEKEKDDPKTISLKVFGKGIGSCAQAVSKTLGVSNSDSTNEVVRLALQQFGVTSCVKDYQLWVSSKRDNAPYPLIGHEFPFSIQMSHMREPLAQPGRRDTVPPPDRQRAMHRDQVQVDKQCQFILKTRCSSTTTTSVIVDPAQKPFKRRRSLINWAFWKGSNPNLHSSSTNLSSPAPGYLFGQSLSTICWDNSLPKPVMDMLVFLYNEGPFTRGIFRRSAGARACRELRDRLDSGAQDVPLSREHVFIIAAVFKDFLRNIPGSLLCSDLYEQWMDVMEEAESEEAEEEEQAQDITRLIGLLPKENTLLLRHVVAVLHGIQENAHDNQMNAFNLSVCIAPSMLWAPGPSSPEAEGEGAKKVCDLVRYMIEHCQEVLGEDVTSVFGGLPRKRAESDVSSFHLTDSSYDSLENMLNDDSSESPCLHTSRRRWRAKPLQGSLDSVLTLSDCDQEHPDLDTDPDTTDPQSGNHHHCDTITQPGSGNLLQPSTPARGRTRKLSPAVPPSSCPSPPAPRKRGRRCSEPAIGYSVASFVARLAGNADRLGSIDDLAGGGEMFHSLQKDGQTQTHGPTHTGEWNGSKGVCEGSGSQGAQTPRRNASYSSLSSPPTSPTPTRSSVDSLDSLLSHSSIQSAPFWQPRVGPNAARLTPSPGPPVPLTPIPSPTSTHTLPIPTPAPGQGLSPNISPPKEIPSWGMLKGCRGLHPNTWLKRGRRLSLSQQEDEGGVVGPTNKTLPTSKSCQDKGGRKQSSEDPPKSSLASCPPKAGGLQNRGRVTKDRRSSQGSVSPPSRQRSQEHFHSCRSPCYQPTDRPLTVKELREIHSRACAASNMGNDVTNQGSRTPPQHVFFGQGGPSLSLARQKSHSLAPGMEGLSGGRCSQRRSSEPGAAHLGDALVLDKASHPERLHREVKLGQRSKSVDGSQDLGLKVSCTDQNGAPKFCLSPSATKAVRDYFSSHTHSNPNSGQQVVLALIQGQRERLRRCSDPMLEPDFDQLLFAEESYV, from the exons ATGGAAACCATGTCACCACAGCAACAGAACGAGCTGAGCCGCAGGACTTCACTCACCGGCGAGTCCAAGACCAGCACGCAACATGAACACAAGAGG agGATGAAGTCTCTGAGCCATCGTCGACAGTCCGCTCCCTCTTTGGTCATCAACAAAGCCCTGACCAGATCCAGAACTTTCTCCAG AGAGAGCTTCCTGGTTCCTGTGTGTCCAGAGACGTGCCCATTGGTCCAGTCGTTCCTGTGTCCTGATAGGGTGTTCCTCCTGCACGACCATGTCACGCTGAAGACAGGGCTGCAGACTCAGGACAGAGACCTCTTCCTCTTCACCGACATCCTCATCATCGCCAAGTCCAA GTCTCCCACACACTTCAAGCTGAAGgcccaggtgtgtgtgggtgagatGTGGACAGCCCAGTGTATGGAGGACGTATGTGAGGGCAGCACCAACCCAGAGAGGAGCTTCGTCATGGGCTGGCCCACCTGCAACTGTGTGGTCACCTTCAG CTCTGAGGTCCAGAAGGAGAGATGGCTCTCCATGCTCAAAAG TCGATTaaaagaggagaaggaaaagGATGATCCTAAAACCATTTCACTGAAGGTGTTTGGGAAAGGCATCGGGAGTTGTGCTCAGGCCGTCAGTAAGACCTTGGGTGTCAGCAACTCCGATTCAACCAATGAGGTTGTCCGACTCGCTCTTCAACAGTTTGGTGTCACG AGCTGTGTGAAGGACTACCAGCTGTGGGTAAGCTCCAAGAGGGACAACGCCCCTTACCCTCTCATTG GTCATGAGTTCCCTTTCAGTATCCAGATGAGTCATATGCGGGAGCCCCTGGCCCAGCCGGGCCGCAGGGACACAGTTCcacctccagacagacagagggcgaTGCACCGCGACCAGGTACAGGTGGACAAACAGTGCCAGTTCATCCTAAAGACCCGATgcagctcaacaacaacaacgtctGTGATTG TAGACCCAGCTCAGAAGCCCTTCAAGCGAAGGCGTTCTCTCATCAACTGGGCTTTCTGGAAAGGCTCCAATCCTAACCTCCACAGTTCCTCTACaaacctctcctcccctgcccccGGCTACCTGTTTGGCCAATCGCTGAGCACCATCTGTTGGGACAACTCCCTGCCCAAGCCCGTCATG gacATGCTGGTGTTTCTGTACAACGAGGGTCCGTTCACGCGGGGGATATTCCGACGGTCAGCAGGGGCGAGGGCATGTCGTGAACTCAGGGACAGACTGGACTCTGGGGCTCAGGATGTCCCGCTGTCACGAGAGCACGTCTTCATCATCGCTGCTGTGTTTAAG GACTTCCTGCGGAACATTCCGGGCAGTCTGCTGTGTTCCGACCTCTATGAACAGTGGATGGATGTGATGGAGGAAGCCGAAtcggaggaggcagaggaggaggagcaggcacaggatatAACGAG GCTGATTGGTCTACTGCCCAAAGAGAACACCCTGTTGCTACGCCACGTGGTCGCTGTGCTGCACGGTATCCAGGAAAACGCCCATGACAACCAGATGAACGCCTTCAACCTGTCTGTGTGCATTGCTCCCAGCATGCTCTGGGCTCCGGGCCCCAGCAGCCCCGAGGCGGAGGGGGAGGGCGCCAAGAAG GTGTGTGACCTGGTGAGGTATATGATAGAACACTGCCAGGAGGTCCTCGGAGAGGATGTCACCTCTGTGTTTGGAGGTCTACCCCGGAAACGTGCCGAATCgg ACGTGTCTTCCTTCCACCTGACCGACTCGTCTTATGACAGCCTGGAGAACATGCTGAATGATGACAGCAGTGAGTCTCCATGCCTCCACACCTCACGGCGGCGCTGGAGAGCCAAGCCCCTGCAGGGCAGCCTGGACTCGGTCCTCACCCTGAGTGACTGCGACCAGGAGCATCCCGACCTGGACACAGACCCCGACACCACAGACCCCCAATCTGGCAACCACCACCACTGTGATACGATCACACAACCTGGATCTGGCAACCTCCTCCAGCCCTCAACCCCAGCCCGAGGCAGGACCAGGAAACTCAGCCCAGCTGTGCCCCCCTCCTCCTGTCCCAGCCCCCCAGCTCCtcggaagagagggaggaggtgctCAGAGCCGGCCATAGGGTACTCTGTGGCCAGCTTCGTGGCGCGACTGGCAGGGAACGCAGACAGGTTGGGTAGCATCGATGACCTGGCTGGAGGTGGGGAGATGTTTCACAGTTTACAGAAGgatggacagacacagacacacggacccacacacacaggggagtGGAATGGCAGTAAGGGGGTGTGTGAGGGTTCGGGGTCACAAGGTGCACAGACGCCACGCCGGAACGCAAGCTACTCCAGTCTCTCTTCGCCGCCCacctcccccacccccacacGCTCCTCAGTGGACTCCCTGGAcagcctcctctcccactccagcATCCAGTCTGCTCCATTCTGGCAACCCAGGGTGGGACCCAACGCCGCAAGATTGACTCCCTCCCCTGGTCCTCCTGTACCTCTAACCCCCATACCTTCCCCTACTTCAACCCATACTCTACCCATCCCCACCCCGGCTCCAGGCCAGGGGCTCAGTCCCAATATCTCCCCGCCGAAGGAGATCCCTTCCTGGGGTATGCTGAAGGGCTGCAGGGGGCTCCATCCCAACACCTGGTTGAAGAGAGGCCGCAGACTGTCGCTGTCACAGCAGGAGGATGAGGGGGGTGTG gtggGTCCCACTAACAAGACTCTCCCCACTAGCAAGTCATGTCAGGATAAAGGAGGGCGGAAACAGTCGTCTGAGGACCCCCCCAAGTCCAGCCTGGCCAGCTGCCCCCCAAAGGCAGGAGGGTTGCAGAATCGCGGCAGGGTGACCAAGGACCGAAGATCCAGTCAAGGCTCGGTGAGCCCACCATCGCGCCAGAGGTCCCAGGAGCATTTCCACTCCTGCCGCTCTCCCTGCTACCAACCCACAGACAGACCCCTCACTGTCAAAGAGCTGAGAGAGATACACAGCCGGGCCTGCGCAGCGAGCAACATGGGAAATGACGTCACAAACCAGGGCAGCCGTACCCCTCCCCAACATGTGTTCTTTGGGCAGGGTGGACCCAGCTTGTCCCTAGCCAGGCAGAAGTCCCACTCCCTAGCCCCAGGCATGGAGGGTCTCTCCGGAGGCAGGTGTTCCCAGCGCCGGAGCTCCGAGCCTGGGGCAGCACATCTAGGCGACGCCCTGGTTCTGGATAAGGCCTCACACCCGGAGAGGCTTCACAGAGAGGTCAAACTGGGTCAGAGGTCAAAGTCAGTGGACGGGTCCCAAGACCTGGGGTTGAAGGTGTCCTGCACGGACCAAAATGGGGCTCCGAAGTTttgcctgtctccctctgccaCCAAGGCTGTGAGAGACTATTTCTCGTCTCACACGCACAGCAATCCCAATAGTGGTCAGCAGGTGGTGCTAGCCCTGATTCAGGGGCAGAGGGAGCGGCTCAGGAGGTGTAGTGATCCCATGCTGGAGCCGGACTTTGACCAACTGCTCTTTGCTGAAGAGTCCTACGTGTGA
- the LOC109890351 gene encoding rho GTPase-activating protein 20 isoform X2: METMSPQQQNELSRRTSLTGESKTSTQHEHKRRMKSLSHRRQSAPSLVINKALTRSRTFSRESFLVPVCPETCPLVQSFLCPDRVFLLHDHVTLKTGLQTQDRDLFLFTDILIIAKSKSPTHFKLKAQVCVGEMWTAQCMEDVCEGSTNPERSFVMGWPTCNCVVTFSSEVQKERWLSLLKSRLKEEKEKDDPKTISLKVFGKGIGSCAQAVSKTLGVSNSDSTNEVVRLALQQFGVTSCVKDYQLWVSSKRDNAPYPLIGHEFPFSIQMSHMREPLAQPGRRDTVPPPDRQRAMHRDQVQVDKQCQFILKTRCSSTTTTSVIVDPAQKPFKRRRSLINWAFWKGSNPNLHSSSTNLSSPAPGYLFGQSLSTICWDNSLPKPVMDMLVFLYNEGPFTRGIFRRSAGARACRELRDRLDSGAQDVPLSREHVFIIAAVFKDFLRNIPGSLLCSDLYEQWMDVMEEAESEEAEEEEQAQDITRLIGLLPKENTLLLRHVVAVLHGIQENAHDNQMNAFNLSVCIAPSMLWAPGPSSPEAEGEGAKKVCDLVRYMIEHCQEVLGEDVTSVFGGLPRKRAESDVSSFHLTDSSYDSLENMLNDDSSESPCLHTSRRRWRAKPLQGSLDSVLTLSDCDQEHPDLDTDPDTTDPQSGNHHHCDTITQPGSGNLLQPSTPARGRTRKLSPAVPPSSCPSPPAPRKRGRRCSEPAIGYSVASFVARLAGNADRLGSIDDLAGGGEMFHSLQKDGQTQTHGPTHTGEWNGSKGVCEGSGSQGAQTPRRNASYSSLSSPPTSPTPTRSSVDSLDSLLSHSSIQSAPFWQPRVGPNAARLTPSPGPPVPLTPIPSPTSTHTLPIPTPAPGQGLSPNISPPKEIPSWGMLKGCRGLHPNTWLKRGRRLSLSQQEDEGGVVGPTNKTLPTSKSCQDKGGRKQSSEDPPKSSLASCPPKAGGLQNRGRVTKDRRSSQGSVSPPSRQRSQEHFHSCRSPCYQPTDRPLTVKELREIHSRACAASNMGNDVTNQGSRTPPQHVFFGQGGPSLSLARQKSHSLAPGMEGLSGGRCSQRRSSEPGAAHLGDALVLDKASHPERLHREVKLGQRSKSVDGSQDLGLKVSCTDQNGAPKFCLSPSATKAVRDYFSSHTHSNPNSGQQVVLALIQGQRERLRRCSDPMLEPDFDQLLFAEESYV; the protein is encoded by the exons ATGGAAACCATGTCACCACAGCAACAGAACGAGCTGAGCCGCAGGACTTCACTCACCGGCGAGTCCAAGACCAGCACGCAACATGAACACAAGAGG agGATGAAGTCTCTGAGCCATCGTCGACAGTCCGCTCCCTCTTTGGTCATCAACAAAGCCCTGACCAGATCCAGAACTTTCTCCAG AGAGAGCTTCCTGGTTCCTGTGTGTCCAGAGACGTGCCCATTGGTCCAGTCGTTCCTGTGTCCTGATAGGGTGTTCCTCCTGCACGACCATGTCACGCTGAAGACAGGGCTGCAGACTCAGGACAGAGACCTCTTCCTCTTCACCGACATCCTCATCATCGCCAAGTCCAA GTCTCCCACACACTTCAAGCTGAAGgcccaggtgtgtgtgggtgagatGTGGACAGCCCAGTGTATGGAGGACGTATGTGAGGGCAGCACCAACCCAGAGAGGAGCTTCGTCATGGGCTGGCCCACCTGCAACTGTGTGGTCACCTTCAG CTCTGAGGTCCAGAAGGAGAGATGGCTCTCCCTACTCAAAAG TCGATTaaaagaggagaaggaaaagGATGATCCTAAAACCATTTCACTGAAGGTGTTTGGGAAAGGCATCGGGAGTTGTGCTCAGGCCGTCAGTAAGACCTTGGGTGTCAGCAACTCCGATTCAACCAATGAGGTTGTCCGACTCGCTCTTCAACAGTTTGGTGTCACG AGCTGTGTGAAGGACTACCAGCTGTGGGTAAGCTCCAAGAGGGACAACGCCCCTTACCCTCTCATTG GTCATGAGTTCCCTTTCAGTATCCAGATGAGTCATATGCGGGAGCCCCTGGCCCAGCCGGGCCGCAGGGACACAGTTCcacctccagacagacagagggcgaTGCACCGCGACCAGGTACAGGTGGACAAACAGTGCCAGTTCATCCTAAAGACCCGATgcagctcaacaacaacaacgtctGTGATTG TAGACCCAGCTCAGAAGCCCTTCAAGCGAAGGCGTTCTCTCATCAACTGGGCTTTCTGGAAAGGCTCCAATCCTAACCTCCACAGTTCCTCTACaaacctctcctcccctgcccccGGCTACCTGTTTGGCCAATCGCTGAGCACCATCTGTTGGGACAACTCCCTGCCCAAGCCCGTCATG gacATGCTGGTGTTTCTGTACAACGAGGGTCCGTTCACGCGGGGGATATTCCGACGGTCAGCAGGGGCGAGGGCATGTCGTGAACTCAGGGACAGACTGGACTCTGGGGCTCAGGATGTCCCGCTGTCACGAGAGCACGTCTTCATCATCGCTGCTGTGTTTAAG GACTTCCTGCGGAACATTCCGGGCAGTCTGCTGTGTTCCGACCTCTATGAACAGTGGATGGATGTGATGGAGGAAGCCGAAtcggaggaggcagaggaggaggagcaggcacaggatatAACGAG GCTGATTGGTCTACTGCCCAAAGAGAACACCCTGTTGCTACGCCACGTGGTCGCTGTGCTGCACGGTATCCAGGAAAACGCCCATGACAACCAGATGAACGCCTTCAACCTGTCTGTGTGCATTGCTCCCAGCATGCTCTGGGCTCCGGGCCCCAGCAGCCCCGAGGCGGAGGGGGAGGGCGCCAAGAAG GTGTGTGACCTGGTGAGGTATATGATAGAACACTGCCAGGAGGTCCTCGGAGAGGATGTCACCTCTGTGTTTGGAGGTCTACCCCGGAAACGTGCCGAATCgg ACGTGTCTTCCTTCCACCTGACCGACTCGTCTTATGACAGCCTGGAGAACATGCTGAATGATGACAGCAGTGAGTCTCCATGCCTCCACACCTCACGGCGGCGCTGGAGAGCCAAGCCCCTGCAGGGCAGCCTGGACTCGGTCCTCACCCTGAGTGACTGCGACCAGGAGCATCCCGACCTGGACACAGACCCCGACACCACAGACCCCCAATCTGGCAACCACCACCACTGTGATACGATCACACAACCTGGATCTGGCAACCTCCTCCAGCCCTCAACCCCAGCCCGAGGCAGGACCAGGAAACTCAGCCCAGCTGTGCCCCCCTCCTCCTGTCCCAGCCCCCCAGCTCCtcggaagagagggaggaggtgctCAGAGCCGGCCATAGGGTACTCTGTGGCCAGCTTCGTGGCGCGACTGGCAGGGAACGCAGACAGGTTGGGTAGCATCGATGACCTGGCTGGAGGTGGGGAGATGTTTCACAGTTTACAGAAGgatggacagacacagacacacggacccacacacacaggggagtGGAATGGCAGTAAGGGGGTGTGTGAGGGTTCGGGGTCACAAGGTGCACAGACGCCACGCCGGAACGCAAGCTACTCCAGTCTCTCTTCGCCGCCCacctcccccacccccacacGCTCCTCAGTGGACTCCCTGGAcagcctcctctcccactccagcATCCAGTCTGCTCCATTCTGGCAACCCAGGGTGGGACCCAACGCCGCAAGATTGACTCCCTCCCCTGGTCCTCCTGTACCTCTAACCCCCATACCTTCCCCTACTTCAACCCATACTCTACCCATCCCCACCCCGGCTCCAGGCCAGGGGCTCAGTCCCAATATCTCCCCGCCGAAGGAGATCCCTTCCTGGGGTATGCTGAAGGGCTGCAGGGGGCTCCATCCCAACACCTGGTTGAAGAGAGGCCGCAGACTGTCGCTGTCACAGCAGGAGGATGAGGGGGGTGTG gtggGTCCCACTAACAAGACTCTCCCCACTAGCAAGTCATGTCAGGATAAAGGAGGGCGGAAACAGTCGTCTGAGGACCCCCCCAAGTCCAGCCTGGCCAGCTGCCCCCCAAAGGCAGGAGGGTTGCAGAATCGCGGCAGGGTGACCAAGGACCGAAGATCCAGTCAAGGCTCGGTGAGCCCACCATCGCGCCAGAGGTCCCAGGAGCATTTCCACTCCTGCCGCTCTCCCTGCTACCAACCCACAGACAGACCCCTCACTGTCAAAGAGCTGAGAGAGATACACAGCCGGGCCTGCGCAGCGAGCAACATGGGAAATGACGTCACAAACCAGGGCAGCCGTACCCCTCCCCAACATGTGTTCTTTGGGCAGGGTGGACCCAGCTTGTCCCTAGCCAGGCAGAAGTCCCACTCCCTAGCCCCAGGCATGGAGGGTCTCTCCGGAGGCAGGTGTTCCCAGCGCCGGAGCTCCGAGCCTGGGGCAGCACATCTAGGCGACGCCCTGGTTCTGGATAAGGCCTCACACCCGGAGAGGCTTCACAGAGAGGTCAAACTGGGTCAGAGGTCAAAGTCAGTGGACGGGTCCCAAGACCTGGGGTTGAAGGTGTCCTGCACGGACCAAAATGGGGCTCCGAAGTTttgcctgtctccctctgccaCCAAGGCTGTGAGAGACTATTTCTCGTCTCACACGCACAGCAATCCCAATAGTGGTCAGCAGGTGGTGCTAGCCCTGATTCAGGGGCAGAGGGAGCGGCTCAGGAGGTGTAGTGATCCCATGCTGGAGCCGGACTTTGACCAACTGCTCTTTGCTGAAGAGTCCTACGTGTGA